Proteins from a single region of Dermochelys coriacea isolate rDerCor1 chromosome 28, rDerCor1.pri.v4, whole genome shotgun sequence:
- the LOC119849359 gene encoding LOW QUALITY PROTEIN: period circadian protein homolog 1-like (The sequence of the model RefSeq protein was modified relative to this genomic sequence to represent the inferred CDS: inserted 3 bases in 2 codons; deleted 1 base in 1 codon) gives MHPGALGSQEEPAGRGGVCSTKVTRDSPLSLYSLRLLRPDPSPAPNPAPPHGPGDVPGSSPIMSASCEPGQTPFEGASVIGANSGAPRRTRTQRGAESQGRATDDMDANSNGSSGNESHGRDSLRSDCSSSGNGKDSALLETTESSKSTNSQSPSPPTSSIAYSLLSTSSEQDNPSSSGCSSEQSARVKTQKELMKALKEMKIRLPSEKRGKGQSGTLATLQYALSCVKQVQASHDYYQQWTIDESQPCHLDVASYTVAELEGMTSEYTLKNPDTFAVAVSFVTGKILYISDQAAFVLHCKRDVFKGATFAEFLAPQDVSIFYASTASYHLPSWSACTSATAAAVGYTQEKSVFCRISGGRARGRELCYSPFRLTPYLAKVRPSDSAEGQPCCLLIAERIHSGYEAPRIPTDKRIFTTRHTPSCLFQDVDERAAPLLGYLPQDLIGTPVLFYLHPEDRPLMLAIHKKILQYGGQPFDHSPLRFCTRNGEYVTIDTSWSSFVNPWSRKVSFVMGRHKVRTGPLNEDVFTAPKALKMRPLEPDIQELSEQIHRLLLQPVHSNGSVGLCSMASNTSHEQFLSAASSSDSNGLPAEETQAQRPMTFQQFCKDVHMVKNQGQQVFIESRAKPPAAKPPRAGPETPQDGGGPGREAPCEVQRGPGHTVASEESGRKEPSSYSYQQINCLDGIIRYLESCNIPSRVKRKCGSSSYTGSSNSDDDKQRAGREPAGSAKDAVEEMLPSQPRREEEEPAAAVGPPLAPLALPSKAESVVSVTSQCSFSSTIVHVGDKKAPESDTAMLEEGPGAAPPPXDREQYRRVGLTKEVLSVHTQQEEQAFLIRFQELSQLHVFDAPAGQGAEPAGHRGPRRGTGRRGKSKAKRVKQHKSSDSTGSPPPPGPWPPAATPLPFPAVVPVFPPSQPPAEPPPHFPAPLVAPVVALMLPNYVLPPPYFPAPFGPPEASRSTTPERPHSPPFDSRCSSPLQLNLLQMEEAPKAAERQEAPGGQPGPGGAGAGGPPGASELGPQKETCLVEAQDSSNNDALSSSSDLLDLLLQEDSRSGTGSAASGSGSMGSGSGSGGGSTSACGTTSSKSSHTSKYFGSIDSSEPERAGQPGGDGAGEQFVKYVLQDPLWLLMANTDEKVMMTYQLPARPTAAVLQADREKLREMQKHQPRFTEEQKKELAAVHPWVKKGLLPKAINVTACLDCGSHAAPRLAPLYDAEPHAMELSATLEPMEEGSSXPPCPDTAMEEEEAGQPARPQVGAENAG, from the exons ATGCAccctggagccctgggcagcCAGGAGGAACCGGCTGGCCGTGGTGGGGTTTGCAGCACCAAAGTCACCAGAGACTCACCGCTGTCACT GTACAGCCTACGACTTCTCCGACCGGATCCTTCTCCTGCCCCGAACCCTGCACCTCCCCACGGGCCGGGTGATGTCCCCGGGTCCTCCCCGATCATGAGTGCCAGCTGCGAGCCAGGCCAGACGCCCTTCGAGGGGGCAAGCGTGATTGGAGCCAACTCTGGAGCCCCCCGGCGGACCCGGACCCAGCGAGGGGCCGAGTCCCAGGGCCGGGCCACTGACGACATGGACGCCAACAGCAACGGGTCCAGTGGCAATGAGTCGCATGGCCGGGACTCCCTGCGCAGCGATTGCAGCAGCAGTGGGAACGGCAAGGACTCGGCCCTGCTGGAGACCACTGAGAGCAGCAAGAG CACCAACTCCCAGAGCCCGTCGCCCCCCACCAGCTCCATCGCCTACAGCTTGCTGAGCACCAGCTCCGAGCAGGACAATCCCTCCTCCAGCGGCTGCAG CAGCGAGCAGTCTGCGCGGGTGAAGACCCAGAAGGAGCTGATGAAGGCGCTGAAGGAGATGAAGATCCGGCTGCCCTCAGAGAAACGTGGAAAGGGCCAGTCGGGCACCTTGGCCACCCTGCAGTATGCGCTGTCCTGCGTCAAACAGGTCCAAG ccagccaCGACTACTACCAGCAGTGGACCATCGACGagagccagccctgccacctggaTGTGGCCAGTTACACCGTCGCCGAGCTGGAGGGCATGACCTCCGAGTACACCCTCAAGAACCCC GACACGTTCGCCGTGGCCGTCTCCTTTGTCACCGGCAAGATCCTCTACATCTCGGATCAGGCGGCCTTCGTCCTGCATTGCAAGAGGGACGTCTTCAAGGGGGCCACCTTCGCCGAGTTCCTGGCCCCCCAGGACGTCAGCATCTTCTATGCCTCCACCGCGTCCTACCACCTGCCCTCCTGGAGCGCCTGCACCTCGGCCA CTGCGGCCGCCGTGGGCTACACCCAAGAGAAATCGGTCTTCTGCCGGATCAG CGGAGGCCGCGCTCGTGGGCGGGAGCTGTGTTACTCCCCCTTCCGGCTCACCCCCTACCTGGCCAAGGTGCGCCCCTCGGACAGCGCCGAGggccagccctgctgcctgctcATCGCCGAGCGCATCCACTCGGGATacgaag ctccccggATCCCGACCGATAAGCGGATCTTCACCACCAGGCACACCCCCAGCTGCTTGTTCCAGGACGTGGACGAGAG GGCTGCCCCCTTGCTGGGTTACCTCCCCCAGGACCTGATTGGCACGCCCGTCCTCTTCTACCTGCACCCGGAGGACAGGCCGCTCATGCTGGCCATCCACAAAaaaa ttctccaGTACGGCGGGCAGCCCTTCGACCACTCCCCGCTCCGTTTCTGCACCCGCAACGGCGAGTACGTCACCATCGACACCAGCTGGTCCAGCTTCGTCAACCCCTGGAGCCGCAAGGTCTCCTTCGTCATGGGGCGCCACAAAGTGCGCAC GGGTCCCCTCAACGAAGACGTCTTCACAGCCCCCAAGGCACTCAAGATGCGGCCGCTGGAGCCCGACATCCAGGAGCTCTCGGAGCAGATCCACCGGCTGCTCCTCCAG cctgtgcACAGCAATGGCTCCGTGGGGCTCTGCAGCATGGCCAGCAACACGTCCCACGAGCAGTTCCTGAGCGCGGCCTCCTCCAGCGACAGCAACGGCCTCCCCGCCGAGGAGACGCAGGCCCAGCGGCCG ATGACCTTCCAGCAGTTCTGCAAGGACGTGCACATGGTGAAGAACCAGGGCCAGCAGGTGTTCATTGAGTCCCGCGCCAAACCGCCGGCTGCCAAGCCCCCCCGCGCAG GCCCAGAGACGCCCCAGGATGGTGGTGGGCCGGGCAGGGAGGCCCCTTGTGAGGTGCAGCGGGGCCCGGGCCATACGGTGGCTTCTGAGGAGTCGGGCAGGAAGGAGCCCTCCAGTTACTCCTACCAGCAAATCAACTGCCTGGATGGGATCATCAG GTATCTGGAAAGCTGCAACATCCCGAGCCGGGTGAAGCGGAAATGCGGCTCTTCGTCCTACACTGGCTCCTCCAACTCCGACGACGACAAAcagagggcaggcagggagccggcCGGCTCGGCAAAAG ATGCGGTGGAGGAAATGCTGCCGAGCCAgcccaggagggaggaggaggaacccgCCGCGGCG GTGGGACCCCCGCTGGCCCCGCTGGCCTTGCCCAGCAAAGCCGAAAGCGTGGTGTCTGTCACCAGTCAGTGTAGCTTCAGCAGTACCATCGTCCACGTGGGAGATAAGAAAGCCCCGGAATCGG ACACAGCGATGCTGGAGGAGGGCCCCGgggccgcgcccccccc cgaccGGGAGCAGTACCGCCGCGTGGGGCTCACCAAGGAGGTGCTGTCCGTCCACACTCAGCAAGAGGAGCAGGCTTTCCTCATCCGCTTCCAGGAGCTGAGCCAGCTCCACGTCTTCGACGCGCCGGCCGGGCAGGGCGCCGAGCCAG CAGGGCACCGCGGCCCGCGGCGGGGCACCGGCCGACGCGGCAAATCCAAGGCCAAGCGTGTCAAGCAGCACAAGTCGTCAGACAGCACCggctccccgcctccccccggcCCCTGGCCCCCCGCGGccacccccctgcccttccccgcCGTGGTGCCCGTCTTCCCGCCCAGCCAGCCCCCCGCcgagccccccccacacttccccgCCCCACTGGTGGCCCCCGTGGTGGCCCTGATGCTCCCCAACTACGTCCTGCCCCCGCCGTACTTCCCAGCCCCCTTCGGCCCCCCTGAGGCCTCCCGCTCCACCACGCCCGAGCGGCCCCACTCGCCCCCCTTCGACTCCCGGTGCAGCTCCCCGCTCCAGCTCAACCTGCTGCAGATGGAGGAGGCCCCCAAGGCGGCTGAGCGGCAGGAGGCACCCGGTGGCCAGCCCGGGCCAGGAGGCGCCGGGGCCGGCGGGCCCCCAGGGGCCAGCGAGCTCGGCCCGCAGAAGGAAACCTGCCTG GTGGAAGCTCAGGACTCCTCCAACAACGACGCCCTGTCCAGCTCCAGCGACCTGCTGGACCTGTTGCTGCAGGAGGACTCGCGCTCCGGGACCGGCTCGGCTGCCTCGGGCAGCGGCTCCAtgggctccggctccggctccggcggGGGCAGCACCTCAGCCTGCGGCACCA CCAGCAGCAAGAGCAGCCACACCAGCAAGTACTTCGGCAGCATCGACTCGTCGGAGCCGGAGCGGGCAGGGCAGCCGGGCGGGGACGGGGCTGGCGAGCAGTTCGTCAAGTACGTGCTGCAGGACCCCCTCTGGCTGCTCATGGCCAACACGGACGAGAAGGTGATGATGACCTACCAGCTGCCTGCCCG CCCCACGGCCGCCGTGCTCCAGGCCGACCGGGAGAAGCTGCGGGAGATGCAGAAGCACCAGCCGCGCTTCACCGAGGAGCAGAAGAAGGAGCTGGCCGCGGTGCACCCTTGGGTGAAGAAGGGACTGCTGCCGAAGGCCATCAACGTCACG gccTGCCTGGACTGCGGCAGTCACGCAGCCCCCCGCCTGGCGCCCCTCTACGACGCGGAGCCCCACGCCATGGAGCTGAGCGCCACGCTGGAGCCCATGGAGGAGGGCAGCA GCCCCCCCTGCCCGGACACggccatggaggaggaggaggctgggcaGCCGGCCCGGCCCCAGGTGGGCGCCGAAAACGCAGGCTGA